TGGTATATTTGTAACTGTTCAACTTGTTTTGACCTGTTACCCAACCTATGTATTTTCGTACCTCTTAACGAAAACAATAGTGTTGAGGCAAGAAAAGCCTTAACGGCCATTTGTTGCTTTGTATTTCAACAAGGTTAGGTGGAGTTAAGTCCCGTTCTTCGGACTTAAAAACAAGCAAACAAATTTTGAATATAATCAAAAGATTGGTCCGGTTGAAGTTTAGAACATACTTCGATATGCCAGCAAACAAAGAGGGGAACTTGCCCTCATTGTAGTAAACCAGTGAACTTTTTCCATGCATAACACCATAAGGCGACCGCACAATTTTTCCTACAAAAGACCTTAACTTGTTAgcattgaaaaataaaataaatttgtaTATAGAAATAGTAAAACTCACAAAGAATCATGAAATGAAAAATCATAAAAGACCACGAATCATTTTTTATGCAGAAAACaaggaagggggggggggggtggaagAAGAAAGAAGCTGACGGAGATAAAAACTGTAAACGTTCAATATGAATTCACATACTTCGGTGACACAATACAACACGTTCTCTCAGTGGTGTCAAACGTGTCGGTTTGGCGGGTCAACAAGCATAACCCGAACATGACCCATATTTTTATTTGTATCAAAGACATCAACCTAACCTAGAAATACAATCGCGTGTCACCCCATATATCTATCTACAAGTCAAATGGGTTGTAAACTGATTAAACAGGTCATATACAGGTTTGTGGgtagcagtggcgaagcttgagatttccgaccgggggtcgaaaacgtatatacctaaaaaaaattataaaaccgggAGGTCGAAaacttatatatttaaaaaattctatacgaaaactacataccagacactactgagtgaaaagtccccccccccccccccggttagCATCTTAACATGATATTCCCAATACACAAAGCAAACTTTGTTAAACCTTAATCGTTAGCTATTTCTGATCGGCGATGGAACTAAAATTAGCACTAAATGCTCGGAATACAAGTACTAAACGACTAGAAACAAAATCAAAAATATAAGCAAAACAAATCACCTCCGAAAGCTTCACCAATGCACTGTAATCCCATGCATACACCAAATAAAGGTACATCAGGTCCAAGTTCCAGTACTGTTTGTAACGATATCCCCGAATCTTGCGGTGCACCTATGGAAACAGAAATGTACAATGCATAGTAGATTGATATAACAAAGGTAATATATTAGGGGCACAATTGTAAATACATGATCTTACCAGGTCCAGGTGATATGAGAATTCCCCTTGGATTTTTTCTGAAAAACAACAATACCCAATTATAGAAGATAAACAATGAAAAACATCACAAACTGATAAATAGTAAataaaaggaaaaattacaagttttgtcctttatctttataccacttttcaggcggtgtcctttttaacgaatgttgataAGCGGTGTCCcgtactaggtattttgttgcaagtttagtcctttacacccaacccagttaaaaaaaccctgttaattgttgggtgtaaaggactaaacttgcaacaaaatacctaggtaacggactaaacttgcaacaaaatacctagtaaaggacaccgcatgtcaacaattaacagggttttttaactgggttgggtgtaaaggactaaacttgcaacaaaatacctagtaaaggacaccgcctgtcaacattagttaaaaaggacaccgcctgaaaagtggtataaagatgaaggacaaaacttgtaatttttcctaaatAAAATCCATTAAGGTATGAGAATAATTACTTTTTCAGTTCATCAACGGTAAGCTCATCGTTCCGGTAAACCTCAAAGTTGCAGCCCAGCTCTCCCATATACTACAGATTGTTAAGTGGCATTAGTATAAAACAATATAAACTAATAGTTTGTGAAAAGAAGTGATATGTGATGATATAAGTAAAGACTAACGAGAAGAGAACCTGACAAAGGTTATACGTGAAGCTGTCATAATTGTCAATGACAATTACGGGATTGGAATTTTTGGCCGAGACACCACGTGAGTTTGAAGATTTGTTCTCGGAAACGGCTTGGGGTGTTCTTGGAAAAACTTTTATTTCCTTTGATTGCATACCACGTAAGTTAACATCATTTACGGGACGGAACTGTGGGGCCAGGTTGAGATATTGGGTTTTCTGAGGCACCAATGAGGATCTTAGTTGAACTGAAGAGTTCTGAGATAATGTAAAAGCCACCATTTTTAATATAATCCTGCAAAGAAAATAGACTTTCGATTTTTAGAACACATCTTTTACCGTATCAAATATTTTCTTAAATCGGAGCAATGTCTTGAAATGGTTCTGCAGCAGCTAGTGAGAGAATTTTTAAAGgactaaggtgttgtttgttttttcagaggtaaaacatCTGCAGCCTGCGGACCACAGGAAGAGATTGATCCATGTCTGCACCAAAAAGAGGTCAcacagaccttttttaatgaaggtcttcgagaaaacaaacacactgcagactcaaacgtctgcgcgtggtctgcgtggggcagacataagaggttctgaagagcttttcacaaaaaacaaacaccccctaaaaGTCTATGCAAGTCATTTTCATATTATTCAAGATcataattatttgaatatttgaaacGCTGCATTGACCACAAGCTATTTCTTGAATACTATAGGTCATATGTGCTATAAAGCCTAAACGTATCAACCATATTGCTCACTTAAAGCCCTATGGTAATTCGTAGGATAAACTAAGAAACATTTCTCATGCATAGGTATTTCCATTGTTAATCTTTTAACCAGACCATTACAGAACAGAAAATCAAGCTGTATTATGCTCTACCGATGACATAGGCATGGGCGAAGCTTAAgtagggcgggagggggcggccgtcccccccccccccccccccccccccccgaatttCTCGCTCAGTAGTgggagtatgtagttttcgtatagaaagttttgggtatatacgttttcgaccccccggttttatagaaatacccaaaaatttctatacgaaaactacatatataacactgcTAAGCGAAAAGTTCGAGTGTCAGGCGCCCCCGGCCCCTTCCAAGCTGCGCC
This genomic stretch from Helianthus annuus cultivar XRQ/B chromosome 8, HanXRQr2.0-SUNRISE, whole genome shotgun sequence harbors:
- the LOC110872909 gene encoding anthranilate synthase beta subunit 1, chloroplastic, giving the protein MVAFTLSQNSSVQLRSSLVPQKTQYLNLAPQFRPVNDVNLRGMQSKEIKVFPRTPQAVSENKSSNSRGVSAKNSNPVIVIDNYDSFTYNLCQYMGELGCNFEVYRNDELTVDELKKKNPRGILISPGPGAPQDSGISLQTVLELGPDVPLFGVCMGLQCIGEAFGGKIVRSPYGVMHGKSSLVYYNEGKFPSLFAGISNPFTVGRYHSLVIEKESFPSDALEITAWTEDGLIMAARHKLYPHLQGVQFHPESIITTEGKTIVANFIKLIENKEAVSEN